The Megalobrama amblycephala isolate DHTTF-2021 linkage group LG13, ASM1881202v1, whole genome shotgun sequence genome contains a region encoding:
- the dpy19l1l gene encoding dpy-19-like 1, like isoform X2 has protein sequence MDVTSVRLNKRRAALLICMALTGAQNPKEPRKSRAATQQAALIAGFLHWYHLSHLFENDRHFSHMSSLEKEMAFRTEMGLYYSYFKTIIEARSFMDGLYMIMNDRLTEYPLVINTLKRFNLYPEVVLASWYRAFTSTMDFFGFPTKMCWTINRGEGLDPVESCEGLGDPAYFYVTFVFLLNGAMMSLFFIYGTYLSGSRLGGTVTVLCFFFNHGESTRVMWTPPLRESFSYPFLVLQMLLLTYILRTRNPSKHTMMALGISNVFFMLPWQFAQFVLLTQVASLFASYILGYLSPSKMQSVLVTHMISLAVCFLLMFGNSMLLTSFYASSLVSIWGVIALRDRLVGTFKPGIFTWVMQCLAWVVSTVILKFMLSVIFGASDDAHISSLIKSKFTSYKDFDTMMYTCAAEFDFIEAETLIRYIKTMLLPVNVLIVGFIAGRTIQDIIIFLRNEKTEKSEDDETEQTQLLAKGVLVYHSLQLVAFAVLAVLIMRLKLFLTPHMCIMSCLICSRQLFGWIGEKFKLQMTVVGILSIMAVQGFANLQSQWGIIGEFSNFPQEELLEWIKDNTSPNTVFAGAMPTMASVKLSTGRAIVNHPHYEDAGLRERTKMVYAMYSRKPAEEVKRNLIKLQVDYFILEDSWCTRRSKPGCSMPEIWDVEDSQNAGKVPLCTLMSRDSRPHFSTVFHNNIYKVLRVPKTVRDMR, from the exons ATGGATGTCACAAGTGTCAGACTAAATAAACGGAGGGCAGCGCTGCTTATTTGTATGGCGTTAACAGGCGCGCAAAACCCCAAAGAGCCACGAAAGAGCCGGGCCGCCACCCAACAAGCAG CTCTTATTGCGGGATTTTTACACTG GTATCATCTCTCACATCTATTTGAAAATGACAGACACTTTTCACACATGTCGTCCTTGGAAAAGGAGATGGCTTTTCGAACAGAGATG GGATTGTATTACTCATATTTCAAGACCATCATTGAGGCTCGTTCCTTCATGGATGGTCTTTACATGATCATGAATGACCGGCTCACTGAATACCCTCTGGTGATAAACACTCTTAAGAGGTTCAACTTGTACCCTGAG GTGGTCTTGGCCAGCTGGTACAGAGCATTCACCAGCACAATGGATTTCTTTGGGTTCCCTACCAAGATGTGTTGGACCATCAACAGAGGGGAGGGTCTAGATCCAGTGGAGAGTTGTGAAG GTCTGGGAGATCCTGCATACTTCTATGTCACCTTTGTGTTCCTGTTAAATGGGGCGATGATGAGTCTGTTctttatttatggaacatatcTAAG TGGCAGTCGACTGGGTGGCACTGTTACAGTTTTGTGTTTCTTCTTTAACCATGGAGAG AGTACTCGGGTCATGTGGACGCCACCTCTGAGAGAGAGCTTCTCCTACCCCTTCCTGGTTCTGCAGATGCTTCTGCTCACATACATCCTCCG GACAAGGAACCCAAGCAAGCATACCATGATGGCTTTGGGAATTTCCAATGTTTTCTTCATGCTGCCGTGGCAGTTTGCTCAATTTGTCTTACTTACCCAG GTTGCATCCCTTTTTGCTTCATATATCCTGGGATATTTGAGCCCGTCAAAAATGCAGTCAGTCTTAGTGACACATATG ATCTCCTTGGCCGTCTGTTTTCTTCTGATGTTCGGGAACTCGATGCTGCTGACGTCCTTCTACGCCTCTTCACTGGTTTCTATCTGG GGGGTTATTGCATTGAGAGACCGTTTGGTTGGTACATTTAAACCTGGAATCTTCACATGG GTCATGCAGTGTCTTGCATGGGTGGTCTCCACTGTCATTCTGAAGTTCATGCTGTCTGTGATCTTTGGGGCATCAGATGAT GCCCACATCAGCAGTCTGATCAAATCCAAGTTCACAAGCTACAAAGACTTTGACACAATGATGTACACGTGTGCAGCTGAGTTTGACTTCATTGAAGCAGAG ACACTCATTCGGTACATCAAAACCATGCTGCTTCCAGTTAACGTGCTGATAGTGGGTTTTATTGCTGGAAGG ACTATACAGGACATTATTATATTCCTCAGAAATGAAAAGACAGAGAAGTCAGAGGATGATGAAACAGAGCA AACCCAGTTGTTGGCAAAAGGAGTG CTGGTGTACCACAGTCTGCAGCTAGTGGCGTTTGCAGTCCTGGCTGTGCTCATCATGAGACTGAAGCTCTTCCTCACTCCACACATGTGCATCATGTCCTGTTTAATCTGCTCCAGACAG CTGTTTGGTTGGATAGGAGAGAAGTTTAAACTCCAGATGACAGTTGTAGGAATATTGTCCATCATGGCAGTCCAAGGATTTGCCAACCTGCAGAGTCAGTGGGGCATTATAGGAGAATTCAGTAACTTTCCTCAAGAAGAGCTCTTGGAGTGGATCAAGGACAACACAAGCCCTA ATACTGTGTTTGCTGGTGCTATGCCCACCATGGCAAGTGTGAAACTGTCCACAGGCAGAGCCATAGTGAATCACCCACACTATGAAGACGCAGGTTTGAG AGAAAGAACAAAAATGGTATATGCCATGTACAGCCGAAAACCAGCTGAGGAAGTAAAGCGAAACTTAATAAAGCTGCAGGTGGACTATTTCATCTTAGAGGACTCATGGTGCACCAGACGCTCCAA
- the dpy19l1l gene encoding dpy-19-like 1, like isoform X1 — translation MVAKTRKPNAKDQSSEKDRSQSVSGKNRRGKDGKGSAFQSKNGLFAGFIRNKLGLSPSAFARGITVLVLALIAGFLHWYHLSHLFENDRHFSHMSSLEKEMAFRTEMGLYYSYFKTIIEARSFMDGLYMIMNDRLTEYPLVINTLKRFNLYPEVVLASWYRAFTSTMDFFGFPTKMCWTINRGEGLDPVESCEGLGDPAYFYVTFVFLLNGAMMSLFFIYGTYLSGSRLGGTVTVLCFFFNHGESTRVMWTPPLRESFSYPFLVLQMLLLTYILRTRNPSKHTMMALGISNVFFMLPWQFAQFVLLTQVASLFASYILGYLSPSKMQSVLVTHMISLAVCFLLMFGNSMLLTSFYASSLVSIWGVIALRDRLVGTFKPGIFTWVMQCLAWVVSTVILKFMLSVIFGASDDAHISSLIKSKFTSYKDFDTMMYTCAAEFDFIEAETLIRYIKTMLLPVNVLIVGFIAGRTIQDIIIFLRNEKTEKSEDDETEQTQLLAKGVLVYHSLQLVAFAVLAVLIMRLKLFLTPHMCIMSCLICSRQLFGWIGEKFKLQMTVVGILSIMAVQGFANLQSQWGIIGEFSNFPQEELLEWIKDNTSPNTVFAGAMPTMASVKLSTGRAIVNHPHYEDAGLRERTKMVYAMYSRKPAEEVKRNLIKLQVDYFILEDSWCTRRSKPGCSMPEIWDVEDSQNAGKVPLCTLMSRDSRPHFSTVFHNNIYKVLRVPKTVRDMR, via the exons ATGGTAGCTAAAACGAGAAAACCAAATGCCAAGGACCAGAGCAGCGAGAAGGACAGGAGTCAGTCCGTCTCAGGGAAAAACAGGCGTGGGAAAGATGGGAAAGGCTCGGCTTTCCAGAGTAAAAACGGACTTTTTGCTGGGTTCATTAGAAACAAATTGGGTTTGAGCCCATCTGCGTTTGCAAGAGGAATAACAGTGCTGGTTCTCG CTCTTATTGCGGGATTTTTACACTG GTATCATCTCTCACATCTATTTGAAAATGACAGACACTTTTCACACATGTCGTCCTTGGAAAAGGAGATGGCTTTTCGAACAGAGATG GGATTGTATTACTCATATTTCAAGACCATCATTGAGGCTCGTTCCTTCATGGATGGTCTTTACATGATCATGAATGACCGGCTCACTGAATACCCTCTGGTGATAAACACTCTTAAGAGGTTCAACTTGTACCCTGAG GTGGTCTTGGCCAGCTGGTACAGAGCATTCACCAGCACAATGGATTTCTTTGGGTTCCCTACCAAGATGTGTTGGACCATCAACAGAGGGGAGGGTCTAGATCCAGTGGAGAGTTGTGAAG GTCTGGGAGATCCTGCATACTTCTATGTCACCTTTGTGTTCCTGTTAAATGGGGCGATGATGAGTCTGTTctttatttatggaacatatcTAAG TGGCAGTCGACTGGGTGGCACTGTTACAGTTTTGTGTTTCTTCTTTAACCATGGAGAG AGTACTCGGGTCATGTGGACGCCACCTCTGAGAGAGAGCTTCTCCTACCCCTTCCTGGTTCTGCAGATGCTTCTGCTCACATACATCCTCCG GACAAGGAACCCAAGCAAGCATACCATGATGGCTTTGGGAATTTCCAATGTTTTCTTCATGCTGCCGTGGCAGTTTGCTCAATTTGTCTTACTTACCCAG GTTGCATCCCTTTTTGCTTCATATATCCTGGGATATTTGAGCCCGTCAAAAATGCAGTCAGTCTTAGTGACACATATG ATCTCCTTGGCCGTCTGTTTTCTTCTGATGTTCGGGAACTCGATGCTGCTGACGTCCTTCTACGCCTCTTCACTGGTTTCTATCTGG GGGGTTATTGCATTGAGAGACCGTTTGGTTGGTACATTTAAACCTGGAATCTTCACATGG GTCATGCAGTGTCTTGCATGGGTGGTCTCCACTGTCATTCTGAAGTTCATGCTGTCTGTGATCTTTGGGGCATCAGATGAT GCCCACATCAGCAGTCTGATCAAATCCAAGTTCACAAGCTACAAAGACTTTGACACAATGATGTACACGTGTGCAGCTGAGTTTGACTTCATTGAAGCAGAG ACACTCATTCGGTACATCAAAACCATGCTGCTTCCAGTTAACGTGCTGATAGTGGGTTTTATTGCTGGAAGG ACTATACAGGACATTATTATATTCCTCAGAAATGAAAAGACAGAGAAGTCAGAGGATGATGAAACAGAGCA AACCCAGTTGTTGGCAAAAGGAGTG CTGGTGTACCACAGTCTGCAGCTAGTGGCGTTTGCAGTCCTGGCTGTGCTCATCATGAGACTGAAGCTCTTCCTCACTCCACACATGTGCATCATGTCCTGTTTAATCTGCTCCAGACAG CTGTTTGGTTGGATAGGAGAGAAGTTTAAACTCCAGATGACAGTTGTAGGAATATTGTCCATCATGGCAGTCCAAGGATTTGCCAACCTGCAGAGTCAGTGGGGCATTATAGGAGAATTCAGTAACTTTCCTCAAGAAGAGCTCTTGGAGTGGATCAAGGACAACACAAGCCCTA ATACTGTGTTTGCTGGTGCTATGCCCACCATGGCAAGTGTGAAACTGTCCACAGGCAGAGCCATAGTGAATCACCCACACTATGAAGACGCAGGTTTGAG AGAAAGAACAAAAATGGTATATGCCATGTACAGCCGAAAACCAGCTGAGGAAGTAAAGCGAAACTTAATAAAGCTGCAGGTGGACTATTTCATCTTAGAGGACTCATGGTGCACCAGACGCTCCAA